The nucleotide window GTGTCGTTCTGGGTGACCACGTAGCCGGTGGCGCCGGCCACGTGGTTCCAGCTCAGTTCGACGGCGGCGGTGGTGACCTCCGCATCCGGTGGGTCCGGGGTGTCGAGCGCGGTGGCCGACATACGCACGAGACCGATTCCGGCGCCCAGGATTCCGGCGACGAGCATCGCCACGATCCCGATCACGATCAGGCTTCGTGGCCGACGGACCGGATTCGGTTGCGTCGCATCGTCGTCGGACGGCCACGCCGGCGGGGGTTCCGGCGCGACCCCGGACGGCGGCGCGTGCAGCGCCCCGCCCGGGCCGGGGTCGGAGATCGCCGGGCGAACACCCACATCGACGCCGGTTCCGGCGTACCCCGACCCGGCCGGGGGGTCGTCATCCGGACCCCGGGTCGCGGAGGCCTCCGGCGGATGGGGCTGCACCACAGGGCCGATGAGCGTCGCACGGGAGTCGAATACGTCGGCCAGCGCGGCCGCGAACTCCCCGGCCGTCGGGTGACGGCGACCCGGCTCCTTGGCGATCGCCCGGGCGAGCACCCGGTCGACGGCCGCGGGCAGCGCCCGATTGCGCGCGCTGGCGGACGGAGGTTCGTGGTGCATGTGCGCGGTCATCAGCCCGTGCAGCGACGGTGAGTCGAAAGGCGGTGCACCGGTCAGCAATTCATAGGCGGTGGCGGCCAGGGAGTAGATGTCGCTCCGGCCGTCGACGCGCAGCCCCTCGATCTGTTCCGGCGAGGCGTAACGCATGGTGCCGATCGTGATGCCGGTACCGGTCAGGTGGGTGACCTCGTCGAGGACCTGCGCGATGCCGAAGTCGGTGAGCTTGATGGCCTCTGGGCCGCCGACGCCGCCGTCGTCTCCTGCCTCGCCCGGCGTGATCAGGATGTTGGCCGGTTTGATGTCACGGTGCATGACCCCGCGGCGGTGCGCCGCATCCAGACCCGCCGCCGCTCCGGCGATGATCGTGCACGCGAGCCCGGGGTCGAGGGGGGACTCCCGGGCGAGCATGCGAGCGGCGTCGGTACCCGGCACGTATTCCATCGCGATCCACAGCAGACCCTCGAACACGCCACGGTCGTAGACGGCGACGATGTTGGGATGATGCAGGGGCGCCACGATGTCGGCCTCGCGTTCGAAACGCGCGCGGAAGACCGGATCGGTGGCGTGTACGGACCGGAGAACCTTGAGGGCGTCGGCGCGCGGCAACCGGGGGTGGGCGACCTGGTAGACCTCACCCATACCGCCGCGTCCGAGCACGCCGAGGACGCGGTACCCCGCTATCAGGTCCCCTACCTGGTACATGACGTCCTCACCGATCCGTGTGCGGTGTTTGTGCTGGGCACGAATGGTACCGAGTGTGGCGAAACGCGGTGGACGACGCCGCCCCGGACTCTACGATCGGCGACGATGGACACCACCGAGACACCGACTCCACCGATCACCGCATCCACGCCGGCAGAGCTCACCCCAGCACAGTTCACGGCAGCCGAACTCGACGAGGCGTTCGCACAGTTCCAGCGCACGGTCGCCGAGATCGCCGTCAGCCGGGACTGGGATCGCTACGCCGAGCTGTTCACCGACGACGCCGACTACATCGAACACGCGCTCGGCACCATGCGCGGCCGCGAGGAGATCCGGGCCTGGATCTGGCGCACCATGACCTCCTTTCCCGGCAGCCACATGACCGGTTTCCCGTCGCTGTGGCATGTGGTCGACGCCCCGACCGGCCGGGTCATCTGCGAAGTCGACAACCCGATGCGCGATCCCGGTGACTCGACCCACATCACAGCCACCAACATCACCATCCTCACCTACGCCGGTGAGGGGCGCTGGAGCTGTGAGGAAGACGTGTACAACCCGATGGAGTTCGGGCGGGCGGCGATGCGCTGGTGTGAGAAAGCGCGCGAACTGGGCACCATCGACGAATCCGCAGCGGCCTGGATGGAGACCACCGGCGCCATGTTCGCCTCGCGGCGCTGACCCCCGCCGAGCTGGCCGGATTCGGCTTCACCGGTCCGGGCTCCGGAGGTGACGGATGACACCCCGGCGGTCGGTAACGGTTCACCGGTGCTGCGACGACACCCTCACGACGGACTTGGGACACCGGTGAGCGTGCCGTACGCTAGGACTTTGACCATCGGCGTCGGGGGCCGTGGCACCATCCCACCCGGCTCACCCACGGTCCGGCGGGTACCGCACACCCCCGCCGGGGCGGCGAGTACCACCGGCGACGTCGGGAACCACGACTGTGGCAGCCGGCCGCGCACGCGGACCGACCCACGACGACATACAGACGACGACACACGCACGATGACATACGCGGACACCGTTCGGAGGACATCTATATGGCACGCGAGCTGACGCAACTCGAGCTTCTCAAGGAGCTGGCCCCGGTTGCCGAGGACAACGTCAACCGTCACCTCAAGATCGCCAAGGACTGGAACCCCCACGATTACGTGCCGTGGGACGAGGGCCGCAACTTCGCCGCCCTCGGTGGCGTCGACTACGACCCCGAGCAGTCGCAGCTCGACGAGGTCGCCAAGGCCGCGATGATCACGAACCTCCTCACCGAGGACAACCTGCCGTCGTACCACCGAGTCATCGCCGACAACTTCTCCATCGACTCCGCGTGGGGACACTGGGTCGGTCGCTGGACCGCCGAGGAGAACCGCCACGGCATCGTCATGCGCGACTACCTCGTGGTCACCCGCGGTGTCGATCCCGTCGCCCTCGAAGAGGCGCGGATGATCCACATGACCAACGGTTACGACCCGATGCTGGCCGCCGCCGGGCGCGTGGACGAGCTCGAAGAGCACGCCGACGAACTGGGCATCCTGCACTCCGTGGCCTACGTGACCTTCCAGGAACTCGCGACCCGCGTCAGCCACCGCAACACCGGCAAGGCCTGCAACGACCCGATCGCCGACAAGATGCTCCAGCGCATCGCGGCCGACGAGAACCTGCACATGATCTTCTATCGCAACATCTGCGGTGCGGGCTTCGACATCTCCCCCGACCAGACGCTGCGTGCGGTCACCGACATCGTGACCAACTTCCAGATGCCCGGCGCCGGTATGCCCAACTTCCGTCGCCACGGCGTGCTCATGGCCAAGCACGGCATCTACGACCTGCGCCAGCACCTCGAAGAGGTCGTCATGCCGGTCCTGCGCAAGTGGAACGTCTTCGAGCGCGATGACTTCACCAGCGAGGGCGAGAAGACCCGCGAGGAGCTCGCCGCCTTCCTCGAGCAGCTCGAGAAGGACACCATCCGCTTCGAGGAGATGCGCGACCGTTCGCTCGCCCGCGAGGCCAAGAAGCGGGAGCAGCAGGCATCCTGAGCACCACCCTCTCGACGCACCCGGCGCCTTCGACCACCGAAGGCGCCGGTTCTGCGCTGCGCATCGGCTCGATCGAGCTGGCCAGCCCGGTCGTGCTCGCCCCCATGGCCGGTGTCACGAACGTCGCGTTCCGGACGCTGTGCCGTGAACTCGAACTCGCACGCACCGGCACCGTCTCCGGGTTGTACGTCTGCGAGATGGTGACGGCTCGCGCACTCGTCGAGCGGCACCCGGTCACGATGCACATGACGACCTTCGGACCCGACGAGAATCCTCGGTCGATGCAGCTCTACACCGTCGACCCGGAGTACACGTACCAGGCCGCGAAGATGATCGTCGACGAGAACCTCGCCGATCACATCGACATGAACTTCGGCTGCCCGGTCCCCAAGGTGACGCGCAAGGGCGGCGGTTCGGCGATCCCGTACAAGCGCACCCTGTTCCGCAAGATCGTCGCCGCGGCCGTCCGCGCCACCGAGGGCACCGACATCCCGGTGACGGTGAAGTTCCGCATCGGCATCGACGACGAGCACCGCACCCACCTCGACGCCGGCCGGATCGCCGCGGAGGAGGGCGCGGCCGCCGTGGCCCTCCATGCGCGCACCGCGTCGCAGCGCTATTCCGGCGAGGCCGACTGGGACGAGATCGCCCGGCTCAAGGAGCACGTGACCTCGGTGCCCGTGCTCGGCAACGGCGACATCTTCGAACCCGCCGATGCGGTCGCGATGATGAACCAGACGGGCTGCGACGGTGTGGTCGTCGGCCGCGGCTGCCTCGGCCGTCCCTGGTTGTTCGCCGAACTCGCGGCCGAGCTCGGTGGTTTCGCGGCCCCCACGCCGCCGAACCTGGGCGAGGTCGCCGACATCATGGTCCGGCACTGCCAACTCCTGGTCGATCACCACGGTGAGATGAAGGGCTGCCGCGAGATCCGCAAGCATGTCGCCTGGTACCTGCGCGGCTTCCCGGCAGGTTCGGAGATCCGCCGGCGGATGGCGCTGGTCGGCAGCGTCGACGAGCTGCGTGAGCTGCTCGCCGAGTTGCCCGCCGACGCCCCCTTCCCGTCCGACGGCCACGGCCCGCGCGGTAGGCAGGGTTCGCCGGCCAAGGTCGCACTGCCGGACGGGTGGCTCGACGATCCGGACGAGGACGTCATCCCGGCCGGCGCCGAGATCATGCACTCCGGCGGTTGAACCGAACTGCGAAAACCGTCACAACCGGCGCCTGGCTGAGACCCATTCTCAGGTGCAATCAGTACTATTGCGCGGAGGTCCCGGCCGCCGGGGCCTCACATCTGTGCGCACCGCGCTGGTCGAGCCCCGATCTGCGGTGACTTGCGAACCAGACCACGGGGCATGAGGAACGTGCATTGAGTCGTAGGACACCGGGCCCGGACGACCCCGAGGCGGGCGACGCCGATCGCTCTCGTCGTGGCCGTCGCGCCGGACGCTCCCGCGACGACTCCGTCCCGGCGCCGGGTCAGGACGCGACCGGCCCCGCCGATCCCGGTACTCAGCCGCCCGCACACCCCAGCCTCCGCGAGCCCCGCTCGGCGGATCGTTTCGTCCGCGGACGAACGCGGCTCACGGTCCGCCAGCTCATGGAGCAGATGAACGCGGAGGAGTCGGCACCCGCCGAGCCGCCCGCGGGCCCCGGCCGGCCCGGCACCCGCCGCGCGATGCCGCCACGTCCGGAGTCACGGACGCCCGAGACCCCGCCGTCGACCCGCGGACGGTCCCGCCGCCTCGGCCAGCCGTTCGGTTCGGGCGCCGAGTCCCCGCCGGCTCCGCCCGGTCGCGCGCCGGCCAGCCCGCAACCGGCACCCGACGACCGCCCCACCACGGTCCACCGCTTCGACAACGACGTCACCCAGAAGATCCCGACCGTCGGCGACTCCGCACCGGACCTGTCCGACCGCGCGACCGCGAAGCGGGCCATCGAGGAATCCCGTGCCCAGGAGCCGGTCGCCGGGCCTTCGGCCGGCGCCCCGGCCGTGCAGCCGCCGCTCGAGCGCACTCCCGACCTCACCGGCCCCCTCGCCCTGCGTTCGGCGCCCCGACGCCATCCCGGGCGCGACGAGGACCGCCCGGGCGCGATGCTCCGCAAAACCGCCGCGACCGGACGGATCCTGGTCGCCATCGCGTGCGTGCTCGCCCTCGTCGGCACCGGATTCGTCTGGGGCTACCTGCAGTCGTGGAACGGCAACTGGCGCAATGTCACCGCCGTCGACCCCGACGACCAGAACATCCGCAACAAAGACGCCCAGTACGGCGACGAGACCTATCTGATCGTCGGAACCGACACCCGTGGCGGACAGAACGCCAAGGTCGGCGCCGGCACCACCGCCGACGCCGAGGGCGCCCGTTCGGACACCGTGATCCTGGTCAACATCCCGGCCAACCGCGGCCGCGTCGTCGCGGTGTCGTTCCCGCGTGACCTGCAGGTGGACCAGCCGGCGTGCAATGCGTGGGACAACGAGACCGGCCAGTACGGCGCCGAGATGCCGCCCCAGAGCGGCGTCAAGCTCAACAGTGTCTACTTCTACGGCGGTCCGCAGTGCCTCGTCCGCGTGATCACCGCGATGAGTGGCCTCAACATCAATCACTTCATCGGGATGGACTTCTACGGTTTCGAGAAGGTCGTCCGCGCGATCGGCGGCGTCGAGGTCTGTTCGACGGTCCCGCTCTACGACTACGAGATCGGGCAGATCCTGCGCAAGCCCGGCAAGCAAAAGCTCACCGGTCGCCGCGCCCTGAACTACGTGCGCGCCCGCAACATCGCCTCGGAGGGCAACGGCGACTACGGCCGGATCAAACGTCAGCAGTTGTTCATGTCGTCCCTGCTGCGGTCGAGCCTGTCGGGCAATGTCCTGTCGAACCCCAACAAGCTCAACGGGATCGTCAACACCTTCATCGAATACAGCTACGTCGACGGAGTCGACACCCAGTCGCTGATCAGCCTGGCCGAATCGATGCAGGGCATCGAGGCCGGACGCGTCTCGTTCCTGACGATCCCGACCTCGGGTACGTCCACCGACGGGGCCAACAACGAGATCCCGCGCACCAGCGACATCGACGCGATCTTCGACGCCATCATCGACGACCTGCCCCTGCCGGGCGAGCAGGCACGCAAGAAGCCGCCGTCGTCGTCGAGGGCTCCCTCGAGTTCGGACGCGCCGAGCACGAACGCCGACGCCGGAACTCCCGGGCCCGTCACCGCCACGGCACAGAATCCCGGCAACGTGGGCGTCCGGGTGCTCAACGGCACCGATCAGACCGGTCTCGCCACCGAGGTGTCCGAACAACTCACCCCGTACGGCTTCGACGTCCGCGGTGTCGCCGACGCCTCGGAGAACCGCGACGACACCGTGGTGCGCTACGGGCCGGGGCAGCGCGACGCCGCCGCGACCCTCGCCGAGATGTTCCCCAACGCGAGCATCCAGCTCGACCGAACGGTCAAATCGGGCGT belongs to Gordonia sp. KTR9 and includes:
- a CDS encoding serine/threonine-protein kinase; this translates as MYQVGDLIAGYRVLGVLGRGGMGEVYQVAHPRLPRADALKVLRSVHATDPVFRARFEREADIVAPLHHPNIVAVYDRGVFEGLLWIAMEYVPGTDAARMLARESPLDPGLACTIIAGAAAGLDAAHRRGVMHRDIKPANILITPGEAGDDGGVGGPEAIKLTDFGIAQVLDEVTHLTGTGITIGTMRYASPEQIEGLRVDGRSDIYSLAATAYELLTGAPPFDSPSLHGLMTAHMHHEPPSASARNRALPAAVDRVLARAIAKEPGRRHPTAGEFAAALADVFDSRATLIGPVVQPHPPEASATRGPDDDPPAGSGYAGTGVDVGVRPAISDPGPGGALHAPPSGVAPEPPPAWPSDDDATQPNPVRRPRSLIVIGIVAMLVAGILGAGIGLVRMSATALDTPDPPDAEVTTAAVELSWNHVAGATGYVVTQNDTVIYSGPATEFTAPRPVPGSYTYQVAAHDDGRMSDFSRNSEQVDVFMTWGHLQPIADLYHDLIPATPLSTNGFDAMRCWGEDGDLAFSSSKRTVSCTRDADTTTGAGSAGPSGPEVAAYQVIVDAYDTPEEAVASAKVTAYDLRGVDYTTAQGHTGTLYLSDKQREQGQAILTFDDGDHARSVVWVVVPGKPAAAAGDVLKRLPI
- a CDS encoding nuclear transport factor 2 family protein; its protein translation is MDTTETPTPPITASTPAELTPAQFTAAELDEAFAQFQRTVAEIAVSRDWDRYAELFTDDADYIEHALGTMRGREEIRAWIWRTMTSFPGSHMTGFPSLWHVVDAPTGRVICEVDNPMRDPGDSTHITATNITILTYAGEGRWSCEEDVYNPMEFGRAAMRWCEKARELGTIDESAAAWMETTGAMFASRR
- a CDS encoding acyl-ACP desaturase translates to MARELTQLELLKELAPVAEDNVNRHLKIAKDWNPHDYVPWDEGRNFAALGGVDYDPEQSQLDEVAKAAMITNLLTEDNLPSYHRVIADNFSIDSAWGHWVGRWTAEENRHGIVMRDYLVVTRGVDPVALEEARMIHMTNGYDPMLAAAGRVDELEEHADELGILHSVAYVTFQELATRVSHRNTGKACNDPIADKMLQRIAADENLHMIFYRNICGAGFDISPDQTLRAVTDIVTNFQMPGAGMPNFRRHGVLMAKHGIYDLRQHLEEVVMPVLRKWNVFERDDFTSEGEKTREELAAFLEQLEKDTIRFEEMRDRSLAREAKKREQQAS
- the dusB gene encoding tRNA dihydrouridine synthase DusB, yielding MSTTLSTHPAPSTTEGAGSALRIGSIELASPVVLAPMAGVTNVAFRTLCRELELARTGTVSGLYVCEMVTARALVERHPVTMHMTTFGPDENPRSMQLYTVDPEYTYQAAKMIVDENLADHIDMNFGCPVPKVTRKGGGSAIPYKRTLFRKIVAAAVRATEGTDIPVTVKFRIGIDDEHRTHLDAGRIAAEEGAAAVALHARTASQRYSGEADWDEIARLKEHVTSVPVLGNGDIFEPADAVAMMNQTGCDGVVVGRGCLGRPWLFAELAAELGGFAAPTPPNLGEVADIMVRHCQLLVDHHGEMKGCREIRKHVAWYLRGFPAGSEIRRRMALVGSVDELRELLAELPADAPFPSDGHGPRGRQGSPAKVALPDGWLDDPDEDVIPAGAEIMHSGG
- a CDS encoding LCP family protein, which translates into the protein MSRRTPGPDDPEAGDADRSRRGRRAGRSRDDSVPAPGQDATGPADPGTQPPAHPSLREPRSADRFVRGRTRLTVRQLMEQMNAEESAPAEPPAGPGRPGTRRAMPPRPESRTPETPPSTRGRSRRLGQPFGSGAESPPAPPGRAPASPQPAPDDRPTTVHRFDNDVTQKIPTVGDSAPDLSDRATAKRAIEESRAQEPVAGPSAGAPAVQPPLERTPDLTGPLALRSAPRRHPGRDEDRPGAMLRKTAATGRILVAIACVLALVGTGFVWGYLQSWNGNWRNVTAVDPDDQNIRNKDAQYGDETYLIVGTDTRGGQNAKVGAGTTADAEGARSDTVILVNIPANRGRVVAVSFPRDLQVDQPACNAWDNETGQYGAEMPPQSGVKLNSVYFYGGPQCLVRVITAMSGLNINHFIGMDFYGFEKVVRAIGGVEVCSTVPLYDYEIGQILRKPGKQKLTGRRALNYVRARNIASEGNGDYGRIKRQQLFMSSLLRSSLSGNVLSNPNKLNGIVNTFIEYSYVDGVDTQSLISLAESMQGIEAGRVSFLTIPTSGTSTDGANNEIPRTSDIDAIFDAIIDDLPLPGEQARKKPPSSSRAPSSSDAPSTNADAGTPGPVTATAQNPGNVGVRVLNGTDQTGLATEVSEQLTPYGFDVRGVADASENRDDTVVRYGPGQRDAAATLAEMFPNASIQLDRTVKSGVELIVGADFAGTLGSVPASGATLTANQLAPAENTGNLPNDLAITNAGDTTCT